The Harmonia axyridis chromosome 3, icHarAxyr1.1, whole genome shotgun sequence nucleotide sequence actgattccaaaaattgaaaaatatactaggtgtctaatttgaaaaaatagacttttttacaattttgtaacttggcaaatgatgattttttttggtccgtcctgtattattgacaaccataattcaaaagcagtgacacagatcagatcaatatctaacgacttgcaaaatttctgacttgaatctcaaatattgagcgaactagagtcattttcgtaatacgccaatttgatctaaaatttcgaaaaataattaataactcaaaaaccgttgaagatagggatggaaaagtaagagtgaatagatttaatattttatggagtatcataaaaaaatagaaataccggatgtcccattcaaaataacaaagttgttgccaaattgtcgtacatccggcaacactggaaatgtgaaattattttacaaatgtaccttaactggccaaatatctatccacaaaatttgaaatctttaccatcaatagtttccataataatctaataggccactcaccttgggacacccgatatacctaAATGCTATAATTTCGGAAACATTACATGAAAAATAACTActgaatatttaattttcttatcTTAAAGAAACAACAATATACATGCAGGATTATTCATTCGAAATAaagaagttcattattatttcaaaaaaaggaaagaTCTGAACACAATGTAAATATCACCATAATATCGGCCATGTCACAAGATCCTCGCACactaaaatctataaaaatcgtgcGATCCGCTTACAAGATAAATGAGGCGtttcaaacttaaaacctcACTCTCTCTGTGATCTAAAACACagaacaaaaattgttttttctgtgTTTCAGTTTCCATAATTGACACCATAGATTTTCATGATTTGTACGTTCCACTCGAGTCGGAATCGAAACTTGTTAATTTTTTCTCGACACTAGTGAGAGAGGAAATGAATAGGAAAAGGAAGGGAGGATGACGCAGATGCATCGCCTCGGACCGCGTTAGTTATTCACAAGCCCGATCATCATCTGCGCCTTTCCTTGTTTGTCCACCCGTTTTGATATTCAGGAACGCATCGTCGGTCTACGGTTTAGGGCTGACCTGATTATGAAATTTTCCTCGATTTTGCATCTAGCGTGTTGCAAATGTAATCTGATGAATGCGCCTGCAGCCTTCGACTTTCATGTCACGTTCTTTCAGATCCTGACGGAGGTTTTCGATGCATTATTCAAGCTGGCCAGATGAGAATTTGTTTTTCGCCTAGAAATATGAAATATGGCTGGAATAAACTGACTGCAGACGTTACAAGAATATAGGTCAGGGATTCAGTTTGTTTTTCTTTGTAAGCAGCATATATCATGAAGACACTACATGATCTGAAGCAGAACTTGTAGAATACAAATACAATCAATTGATATTCAAGAATGATTTTTGATTTGTTGATTagcaatgttttttttattcatccTGAACGTCTAACAATGAGTAATACGTAGTTACGTCCGATTATTTATTCGAGCTTGTATCATACTTTTCTTTtaagataataaaataaatacaaattttaataattcctattttaaacaaaaacaagaaagaaagaaaagaaatagTTCAAATGTACTATAGGTCCAAATAGAAGTgtaatgtcaaaatttgacaacacCCACAGAAATGAAAAGTAACTGACGTGTTACTATTCAAACGTAAACATTTCTGAAGATATTACAAACCTCATACAACATTTGGATCATTCAAGAAAAATGTCCCGTCAACAAGAAGTGGACGAATTATTCGATGTCAAGAACTATTTTTATATCGGAAACTTCCAACAATGTATTAACGAAGCTCAAAAACTTCATAAGGTTGAAAGTTGCTATAAAATTTCCTTCTCGAAACTCACATCTTTGTCTTGTAGCCTTCTTCACCTGAAATAGCTATAATGAGAGATGTCTTCACCTACAGATCTTACCTAGCACAAAAAAAATACCTCGTAGTATTGGATGAAATCAAACCTAACTCCCCCGAAGAGATAAAACCTCTGAAATTGCTGGCAGAGTACTTTTCTGATGAGCACAATCGTGAAAATGTTATTGTTCAGTTGGATTCTCAACTAGTAGGAAGTGCAAATGTCCCATGCGATACTTTTATACTGGTTGCAGCTACCATTTACTTGAATGAGAATAATTTGGATTCAGCCTATAAGGTTTTGCACAACTCTGAGTGCCTAGAAGCCTATGCCTTCATTATTCAAATACTTTTGAGAATGGACAGGTTAGATTTGGCTAAAAAGAAACTCAAAGAGATGCAAGATAAAGATGATGATGCCACTTTGACTCAACTAGCTCAAGCTTGGATCAATACCGCTCATGTAAGTTActatttttttgcaaatttgtagaatattgaatttttttgtatagGGGGGTGACAAACTTCAAGATGCCTATTACATTTATCAAGAACTTGTTGATAAATATGGATCTACACCGCAACTTCTCAATGGTCAGGCTGTTACATTCCTTGGTCGTGCACAGTATGAAGAAGCAGAAACCGTTCTTCAAGAAGCACTAGATAAAGATTCTAATTATTGTGATACTCTCATTAACATGATTGTACTCCATCGAAATACTGGAAAGGGCCCAGAGGTAATTCTCTATAATATAATCCATTTGATAACGTTTTTTATAAGTTCTTGGCTTTTATTTTTGACTCAAAAACCTGAATATTTAGTTCATGCCAGAAAGATTCAAATCAGGTATCGACAAAATTAAATGTATAGattgcaaaaaaattatcttaCAACTTATTACTTATCAGGTTTTAAGGTGTGGGCATGCTTTATCGGAAAAGTTATCAATACTTTCCaaattttctccaaaaaaagtttttcatacCAAGATATTGATATAATTTGCTTAATAATGTCTATTATGAACTAATTATCTTCTTTGTTCAATAGAATTGTTATTACTGCAgtttaacttttttattttattttttacaggTATCAAACAGATATCTTTCACAGTTAAAAACACTGAACCCAAATCATCCTTACATTCAAGATTTGAACCAGAAAGAAGCGGATTTCAAAAGGATTTGTCAAAAGTATAGTCCTTCTGTAGTTAAAGTCCCTGCTTGAATAAAACGATAaagaaaggaaaataaaatttatatatacattgttcataacaaaattaataaacagtttaaattaagttaatttcaacaatttcattcTAGTTCCATATCCtcaatttcatgaaattcagtcTGTATTTCACTGGATGTAGATAAAACACCTGATGGACCTGCTCCATCATTCTTTAATGTCAACAGTGCTTCAGG carries:
- the LOC123676989 gene encoding coatomer subunit epsilon; translated protein: MSRQQEVDELFDVKNYFYIGNFQQCINEAQKLHKPSSPEIAIMRDVFTYRSYLAQKKYLVVLDEIKPNSPEEIKPLKLLAEYFSDEHNRENVIVQLDSQLVGSANVPCDTFILVAATIYLNENNLDSAYKVLHNSECLEAYAFIIQILLRMDRLDLAKKKLKEMQDKDDDATLTQLAQAWINTAHGGDKLQDAYYIYQELVDKYGSTPQLLNGQAVTFLGRAQYEEAETVLQEALDKDSNYCDTLINMIVLHRNTGKGPEVSNRYLSQLKTLNPNHPYIQDLNQKEADFKRICQKYSPSVVKVPA